A region of Lycium barbarum isolate Lr01 chromosome 1, ASM1917538v2, whole genome shotgun sequence DNA encodes the following proteins:
- the LOC132606264 gene encoding gibberellin 2-beta-dioxygenase 8, translating into MSESNFESYPPLFRPPPNSPFQESNSDKTEPLLLDAAIPVIDYFKCTTTTTTNQEVVEDDEKIICRNLISEVCRDWGLFRLVNHGIPVTLLNQIQEHANKLFSLPYETKKALFSSSTSSNIIGPISYFWGTPALTPSGAALAKQRGPKENNQSLQWMEGFNVSLSQLSHIHYQDLLLETFRCLLEEYGKEQARLATEIFKVLGSDLNLGPLQSQSYLSIATGLLRIYRYPICLEPERTWGIDVHTDSSVLSIIHQDQVGGLQVYKDHQWLDVKPLSNTLIVNIGDMLQAMSDDSFMSVKHRVKVNKHEERISIGYFVFPAEDAIIQSTKYKPFTYADFRAQVQHDLKTVGLKTGLQKYRFTD; encoded by the exons ATGTCCGAATCTAACTTTGAATCCTACCCTCCATTATTTCGACCACCACCAAACAGCCCATTTCAAGAATCTAACTCTGATAAAACAGAGCCACTTTTATTGGACGCTGCCATCCCTGTCATTGACTATTTCAAATGCACCACCACGACGACAACAAATCAAGAAGTTGTTGAGGACGATGAAAAGATTATTTGTCGAAATTTAATCAGTGAAGTTTGTAGAGATTGGGGATTATTTCGTTTAGTGAACCATGGAATTCCAGTTACCTTATTGAACCAAATTCAAGAACATGCTAACAAGCTCTTTTCGTTGCCCTATGAAACTAAAAAAGCCTTATTTTCCAGTAGTACTAGCAGCAATATTATTGGTCCTATATCGTATTTTTGGGGTACACCTGCTCTAACACCCTCTGGCGCCGCCCTAGCAAAACAAAGAGGTCCAAAAGAAAATAACCAGAGCCTACAATGGATGGAAGGATTCAATGTTTCATTATCTCAATTGTCTCATATTCACTACCAAGATTTATTGCTCGAAACTTTCAG ATGCTTGCTAGAAGAATATGGGAAGGAGCAGGCTAGGCTGGCTACAGAAATATTCAAGGTTTTGGGATCAGACCTAAACTTGGGACCATTACAGTCCCAGTCTTATCTCTCAATAGCCACTGGTTTATTAAGAATCTATCGTTACCCTATATGCCTCGAGCCAGAAAGAACGTGGGGCATTGACGTACACACAGATAGCTCAGTCCTCTCCATAATACACCAAGATCAAGTTGGAGGCCTTCAAGTTTACAAAGATCATCAATGGCTCGATGTCAAGCCCCTTTCCAATACCCTAATCGTCAATATTGGTGACATGTTGCAG GCAATGAGTGACGACAGctttatgagtgtgaagcataGAGTGAAGGTGAACAAACACGAGGAGAGAATATCAATTGGTTATTTTGTGTTCCCTGCTGAAGAtgctatcattcaaagcacaaagTACAAGCCCTTCACTTACGCAGATTTTCGAGCACAAGTGCAACATGATTTGAAGACAGTAGGTCTCAAGACTGGTCTCCAAAAATATAGATTTACTGATTAA